One region of Trichosurus vulpecula isolate mTriVul1 chromosome 1, mTriVul1.pri, whole genome shotgun sequence genomic DNA includes:
- the GPAA1 gene encoding glycosylphosphatidylinositol anchor attachment 1 protein has protein sequence MGLLLDSHRRRALARLLLRLNTPLCVMSYLAGVFWFLGLAFSPLTQNTYISENAMGSTMVEEQFEGGEHALSFARDFIAQRRKTGSLPVAWLERTMRSVGLEVYSQSFSRTLPFPDETHERYMVSGTNVYGILRAPRAASTESLVLIVPSSPETLNAQAVGLLLSLAAYFRSQIYWAKDIIFLVTEHDLLGTEAWLEAYHDVNITGMQSSALRGRAGAIQAAVALELNSDVVTSLDVAVEGLNGQLPNLDLLNLFHAFCQKESLLCTLQGKLQHSDWASLGGSLHGLQTLMLMVLRQASGRPHGPHGLFLRYHVEAITLRGINSFRQYKYDMTAVGKTLEGMFRKLNNLLERLHQSYFFYLLPSLSRFVSIGLYMPAIGFLLFIPGLKALELWVKLNKVDFGPEEQSGPNHSPAQPVGQDGRGVALTPLVAPVLISQATGLALYLLPVMGQHVAAQHFPVAEAEAVVLTLLAIYVAGLALPHSTHRVVSSTPRGPDSGWMALKLLALLYLAIQLGCISLFNFSLGFLLAVTMVPAAALTQPSGPRFLYAALLVLVSPGATLLGSLFLWRELQEAPLTLAEGWQLFLSALAQGVLDHHLYGALLFPLLSLGLYPCWLLFWNVLFWK, from the exons ATGGGGCTCCTGTTGGATTCACACAGGCGTCGGGCCTTGGCACGGTTGCTTTTGCGCCTAAATACTCCACTCTG TGTGATGAGCTATTTGGCTGGTGTATTTTGGTTCCTGGGCCTGGCTTTTTCACCACTGACCCAGAATACATACATATCGGAGAATGCTATGGGTTCCACTATGGTGGAGGAGCAGTTTGAGGGTGGAGAACATGCCCTCAGCTTTGCCAGAGATTTCATTGCCCAACGCAGGAAAACAGG AAGCTTGCCTGTGGCCTGGCTGGAGCGGACCATGCGTTCTGTGGGACTGGAAGTTTATAGTCAGAGCTTCTCCCGAACATTGCCCTTCCCTGATGAGACCCACGAGCGATAT ATGGTGTCAGGTACCAACGTGTATGGAATCCTACGAGCTCCAAGGGCAGCCAGCACTGAGTCACTGGTACTCATTGTGCCCTCCAGCCCTGAAACCCTCAATGCCCAAGCAGTAGGACTGCTGTTGTCCTTGGCTGCTTACTTCCGGA GTCAGATTTATTGGGCCAAGGATATCATCTTCTTGGTGACAGAGCATGACTTGCTGGGCACAGAGGCCTGGCTAGAAGCCTACCATGATGTCAACATTACTG GGATGCAGTCATCTGCACTTCGGGGCCGCGCAGGAGCCATCCAGGCAGCAGTGGCCCTGGAGCTGAATAGTGATGTGGTCACCAGCCTGGATGTGGCTGTGGAGGGCCTGAATGGGCAGCTACCTAACCTGGACCTTCTCAATCTCTTCCATGCCTTCTGCCAGAAGGAATCTCTGCTCTGCACACTGCAGGGGAAG CTGCAACACTCAGACTGGGCATCTCTGGGAGGCTCCCTGCATGGCCTACAGACATTGATGCTCATGGTCCTGCGTCAGGCTTCTGGCCGCCCTCATGGGCCCCATGGGCTTTTCCTGCGCTACCATGTAGAAGCCATCACCCTACGTGGTATCAACAGCTTCCGCCAGTATAAGTATGACATGACTGCTGTGGGCAA GACCTTGGAGGGAATGTTCCGCAAACTGAACAATCTTCTCGAGCGACTGCACCAGTCCtactttttctatctcttgccatCGCTGTCACGCTTTGTCTCCATTGGTCTCTACATGCCTGCCATTGGCTTCCTACTCTTCATCCCTGGTCTGAAG GCCCTGGAACTGTGGGTGAAGCTCAATAAGGTGGACTTCGGCCCTGAGGAGCAGTCAGGCCCCAATCACAGCCCTGCCCAGCCTGTTGGACAG GATGGCCGAGGTGTGGCCCTTACCCCTCTGGTGGCCCCTGTGCTGATATCTCAGGCCACCGGTTTGGCCCTGTACCTCTTGCCTGTCATGGGCCAGCATGTGGCTGCCCAACACTTCCCtgtggctgaggctgaggctgtgGTGCTCACGCTGCTCGCCATCTATGTGGCTGGCCTGGCCTTACCTCACAGCACCCACCG GGTCGTGAGCAGCACTCCCCGAGGCCCAGACAGTGGATGGATGGCCCTGAAGCTCCTAGCCCTGCTGTACCTGGCAATACAGCTGGGGTGTATCTCCCTCTTCAACTTCTCCCTGGGCTTTTTGCTTGCTGTTACCATGGTGCCTGCTGCTGCCCTCACCCAGCCTAGTGGACCCAG gTTTCTGTATGCAGCGTTACTAGTGCTGGTGAGTCCAGGGGCCACACTCCTGGGCAGCCTTTTCCTGTGGCGTGAGCTGCAGGAGGCACCCCTGACGCTTGCCGAGGGCTGGCAGCTGTTCCTCAGCGCTCTGGCCCAAGGTGTCCTAGACCACCACCTCTATGGTGCCCTGCTTTTCCCACTGCTCTCCCTAGGCCTCTACCCTTGCTGGTTACTCTTTTGGAATGTCCTCTTCTGGAAATAA